In Felis catus isolate Fca126 chromosome E1, F.catus_Fca126_mat1.0, whole genome shotgun sequence, the following proteins share a genomic window:
- the KCNJ16 gene encoding inward rectifier potassium channel 16, which yields MSYYGSSYPIVNVDPKYPGYPPEHIIAEKRRARRRLLHKDGSCNVYFKHIFGEWGSYVVDIFTTLVDTKWRHMFVIFSLSYILSWLIFGSIFWLIAFHHGDLLNDPDITPCVDNVHSFTGAFLFSLETQTTIGYGYRCVTEECSVAVLTVILQSILSCIINTFIIGAALAKMATARKRAQTIRFSYFALIGMRDGKLCLMWRIGDFRPNHVVEGTVRAQLLRYTEDSEGRMTMAFKDLKLVNDQIILVTPVTIVHEIDHESPLYALDRKAVAKDNFEILVTFIYTGDSTGTSHQSRSSYVPREILWGHRFNDVLEVKRKYYKVNCLQFEGSVEVYAPFCSAKQLDWKDQQLHNMEKTPPVRGPGPSDTKVRRRSFSAVAIVSSCENPEETTTSATDECKEAPYQKAVLTLNRISVESQM from the coding sequence ATGAGCTATTACGGCAGCAGCTATCCGATTGTAAACGTGGACCCCAAATACCCAGGCTACCCCCCAGAGCACATCATAGCTGAGAAGAGAAGAGCCAGAAGACGTCTGCTCCACAAAGATGGCAGCTGTAATGTGTACTTCAAGCACATTTTTGGAGAATGGGGGAGCTACGTGGTTGACATTTTCACCACCCTCGTAGATACCAAGTGGCGGCACATGtttgtgatattttctttatcctaTATTCTCTCCTGGTTGATATTTGGCTCTATCTTCTGGCTCATTGCCTTTCATCACGGTGATCTGTTAAATGATCCAGACATCACACCTTGTGTTGACAACGTCCATTCCTTCACAGGGGCGTTTTTATTCTCCCTGGAAACCCAGACCACCATAGGTTACGGTTACCGCTGTGTCACTGAAGAATGCTCTGTGGCCGTGCTCACGGTGATCCTTCAGTCCATCTTGAGCTGCATCATAAATACCTTCATCATTGGAGCCGCCTTAGCCAAAATGGCAACCGCTCGAAAGAGAGCCCAAACCATTCGGTTTAGCTATTTTGCACTCATAGGGATGAGGGACGGGAAACTTTGCCTCATGTGGCGCATTGGTGATTTCCGACCAAACCACGTGGTAGAAGGCACAGTGAGAGCCCAACTTCTCCGCTACACAGAAGACAGCGAAGGGCGGATGACGATGGCCTTTAAAGACCTAAAGTTGGTTAATGATCAGATCATTCTTGTCACACCAGTAACTATTGTTCATGAAATTGACCATGAGAGCCCTCTGTATGCCCTTGACCGAAAAGCAGTGGCCAAAGATAACTTTGAGATTTTGGTGACATTTATCTATACTGGTGATTCCACGGGGACTTCCCACCAATCCAGAAGTTCCTACGTTCCCCGAGAAATTCTCTGGGGCCACAGGTTCAATGACGTCCTGGAAGTTAAGAGAAAGTATTACAAGGTGAACTGCTTACAGTTTGAGGGGAGCGTGGAAGTCTATGCCCCCTTCTGCAGTGCCAAACAACTGGACTGGAAGGACCAGCAGCTCCACAACATGGAAAAAACCCCTCCGGTCCGAGGACCCGGCCCGTCAGACACCAAGGTCAGAAGAAGGTCATTTAGCGCGGTTGCCATTGTCAGCAGTTGTGAAAACCCGGAGGAGACCACCACCTCGGCCACGGATGAGTGTAAGGAAGCACCTTATCAGAAAGCTGTCTTGACTTTAAATAGAATCTCTGTAGAATCCCAAATGTAG